One stretch of Lemur catta isolate mLemCat1 chromosome 2, mLemCat1.pri, whole genome shotgun sequence DNA includes these proteins:
- the TRIM56 gene encoding E3 ubiquitin-protein ligase TRIM56, which produces MVSQGSSLSLLEALSSDFLACKICLEQLRTPKTLPCLHTYCQDCLAQLAEGGHVRCPECRETVPVPPAGVAAFKTNFFVNGLLDLVKARACGDLRAGKPACALCPLVGGTSAGGPATARCLDCADDLCQACADGHRCTRQTHTHRVVDLVGYRAGWYDEEARERQAAQCPQHPGEALRFLCQPCSQLLCRECRLGPHLDHPCLPLAEAVRARRPGLEELLAGVDSNLVELEAARMVEKEALARLREQAARVGTQVEEAAERVLRTLLAQKQEVLGQLRAHVEAAEEAARERLAELEGHEQVARAAAAFAHRVLSLGREAEILSLEGAIAQRLRQLQGCPWTPGPAPCLLPQLELHPGLLDKNCHLLWLSFEAQQSQVDSGKDGAGAPGGSEVQSQTEGVAKAERQNGVQPQGRDGAQTPKEDRAQTPREDGAQTPEKDRAQMPQEEGGGQHQKGGMSNKKRKFKGRFKSISREPSPAPGPNLEGSGLLPRPIFSCSFPTRMPGDKRSPRITGLCPFGPREILVADEQNRALKRFSLNGDYKGTVPVPEGCSPCSVAALQGAVAFSAGARLYLISSNGEVQWRRALSLSQASHAVAALPSGDRVAVSVAGHVEVYNMEGSLATRFIPGGKANRGLRALVFLTTSPQGSFVGSDWQQNSVVVCDGLGQVIGEYRGPGLHGCQPGSVSVDKKGYIFLTLREVNKVVILDPKGSLIGDFLTAYHGLEKPRVTTMVDGRYLVVSLSNGTIHVFRVRSPDS; this is translated from the coding sequence ATGGTTTCCCAGGGATCCTCGCTCTCCCTGCTGGAGGCCCTGAGCAGCGACTTCCTGGCCTGCAAGATCTGCCTGGAGCAGCTGCGGACGCCCAAGACGCTGCCCTGTCTGCACACCTACTGCCAGGACTGCCTGGCCCAGCTGGCCGAGGGCGGCCACGTCCGCTGCCCCGAGTGCCGTGAGACCGTGCCCGTGCCGCCCGCCGGCGTGGCCGCCTTCAAGACCAACTTCTTCGTCAATGGGCTGCTGGACCTGGTGAAGGCCCGGGCCTGTGGAGACCTGCGTGCGGGGAAGCCAGCCTGTGCCCTGTGTCCCCTGGTGGGGGGCACCAGTGCCGGGGGGCCAGCCACCGCCCGGTGCCTGGACTGCGCTGACGACTTGTGCCAGGCCTGCGCCGACGGGCACCGCTGCACCCGCCAGACCCACACCCACCGGGTGGTGGATCTGGTGGGCTACAGGGCGGGGTGGTACGATGAGGAGGCCCGGGAGCGCCAGGCAGCCCAGTGCCCCCAGCACCCCGGGGAGGCGCTGCGCTTCCTGTGCCAGCCCTGCTCCCAGCTGCTGTGCCGAGAGTGCCGCCTGGGCCCCCACCTGGaccacccctgcctgcccctggccGAGGCCGTGCGTGCCCGGAGGCCTGGCCTTGAGGAGCTGCTGGCGGGTGTGGACAGCAACCTGGTAGAGCTGGAGGCTGCCCGGATGGTGGAGAAGGAAGCGCTGGCCCGGCTGCGGGAGCAGGCAGCCCGGGTGGGGACTCAGGTGGAGGAGGCGGCTGAGCGGGTCCTCCGGACCCTGCTGGCCCAGAAGCAGGAGGTACTGGGGCAGCTACGGGCCCACGTGGAGGCTGCCGAGGAGGCTGCTCGGGAGAGGCTGGCGGAGCTCGAGGGACATGAACAGGTGGCCAGGGCGGCAGCCGCCTTCGCCCACCGGGTGCTCAGCCTGGGTCGAGAGGCCGAGATCCTCTCCCTGGAGGGAGCGATTGCCCAGAGGCTCCGGCAGCTGCAGGGCTGCCCCTGGACGCCTGGGCCAgccccctgcctgctgccccaGCTGGAGCTTCATCCTGGGCTCCTGGACAAGAACTGCCACCTGCTGTGGCTCTCCTTTGAGGCGCAGCAGTCCCAGGTTGACAGTGGGAAAGATGGAGCTGGTGCCCCGGGGGGCAGTGAGGTGCAGAGCCAGACAGAGGGTGTGgccaaggcagagagacagaatggagtccagccccagggcagggatGGAGCGCAGACCCCGAAAGAGGACAGGGCCCAGACGCCCCGAGAAGATGGAGCCCAGACTCCGGAAAAGGACAGAGCCCAGATGCcccaagaggaaggaggaggccaGCACCAGAAGGGCGGCATGTCCAATAAGAAGAGAAAGTTCAAAGGCAGGTTCAAGTCAATTTCCCgggagcccagcccagcacctgggcCGAATCTGGAGGGCTCTGGCCTCCTGCCCAGGCCCATCTTTTCCTGCAGCTTCCCCACACGGATGCCTGGAGACAAGCGGTCCCCCCGGATCACTGGACTCTGTCCTTTTGGCCCCCGGGAGATCCTGGTGGCGGATGAGCAGAACCGGGCGCTGAAACGCTTCTCCCTCAACGGCGACTACAAGGGCACTGTGCCAGTCCCTGAGGGCTGCTCCCCCTGCAGTGTGGCCGCTCTGCAGGGCGCCGTGGCCTTCTCGGCTGGCGCGAGGCTCTACCTCATCAGCTCCAATGGCGAGGTGCAGTGGCGCCGGGCCCTCAGCCTCTCCCAGGCCAGCCATGCTGTGGCTGCACTGCCGAGTGGGGACCGTGTGGCCGTCAGCGTGGCAGGCCACGTGGAGGTGTACAACATGGAAGGCAGCTTGGCCACCCGGTTCATCCCTGGGGGCAAGGCCAACCGGGGCCTGCGGGCATTGGTGTTCCTGACCACCAGCCCCCAGGGCAGTTTCGTGGGGTCGGATTGGCAGCAGAATAGCGTGGTGGTCTGTGACGGGCTGGGCCAGGTGATTGGAGAATACAGGGGCCCAGGCCTGCACGGCTGCCAGCCAGGCTCCGTGTCCGTGGACAAGAAGGGCTACATCTTTCTGACCCTTCGAGAGGTCAACAAGGTGGTGATCCTGGACCCGAAGGGGTCACTTATCGGAGACTTCCTAACGGCCTACCATGGCCTGGAAAAGCCCCGGGTGACCACCATGGTGGACGGCAGGTATCTGGTCGTGTCCCTCAGTAACGGGACCATCCACGTCTTTCGGGTCCGCTCCCCTGACAGCTAA